agtgtcaaaggaatgactggacttgggctgcatgtacataaagattaaagtcccatagaacactaccACCACTGTCAGAtgggatccacaggtggagaaagCCTTGTGCCTGCCCTCAGCTGACTTCATCCTGAGAATGGCTACAAAAACGAGTAGGTAAGAAACAAGAACTGTTAGAAGAGATGAAatcaaatcaaaagatgctaagATGAGATTGATCAATTCAATTTCATGTGTGTTTGAGCAGAGCAAGGATAACAAGAAGAGATTGTCACAGTAGAAATGATTGATGATATTGTAGCCGcagaaggataaattaaaaatctttatggtgaccagaagagaaacaaatgtgCTGTAGAGATAGGGTATTGCCACCAGCACCCAACAAGTCCTTTGTGACATGAtgactgtgtagagcagagggttacagaTAGCCACAAAGCGGTCATAAGACATTGCTGACAGAAGAAAAAGTTCACTAGTTATGAACACAATAAAGAAAGCTAGCTGTGtagcacaaaaataataggagatAGTGTTTTCATCCACAATAAAATTGACTAGCATTTTGGGTCCCACAGCTGTTGAATAACcaagatcagtgatagccaggtgtctgagaaaaaagtacatgggtgtttGTAGCTTGGAGTCTGTCTTGGTGAGGATGATCATGCCTGAGTTGCCCACCACTGAGATCGTGTAGATGATGAGGAACAGCCCGAACAACGGAGCCTGGAGCCCAGGGTGATCTGTGATTCCCATCAGAAGGAATTCATTTAGCATTGTTAGATTTTGCTTTTCCATCTTGGTCTATCAGGAAACCTGTTCTGGATAGAGATATCAGCGTAGTCAATCGGTTTTATGTAGCATCATCTGGTAGATTTTTAGTATACAAAGGCAATATGCTAAATGAATAAGATAAATCCAAACTTCCAATACAGGTTTTTGAAAGTAAACCCGCCTCCCACAAGTAAAGTATaggtacatgaagaaagaaaaaaagatagagggaaagaaagaaaaatctaacTTGTTATCAATTGAGGAAAATTTGCTGCCCATGGAACATTTGTCAATGCCTAGGACATTTTGGGTGTCAGTACTAGGAGAAGGGTACTACTGGTATCTAATGGAGGCCTGGGATGTTATTAAAAATTCTACTATATACAGAGTAACCCCACACAATAACAAAATTTCCAGTCCAAAATGTCACTATGGCGGAAGTTGAAAAGCCCTGATACAgacatagagatagagatagacacAGATAAAGATGTAGGTGAAGGCATATGTGTACGTGTACACGTAGATGtagatgtacatatacatataccttgatgggattcctggtggagcagtggttaagagcttggctgataaccacaaAGTCAGCtttttgaatctactagctgctccttagaaaacctattgggcagttctactctgtcctataaggtctctatgagtcagaatcaactcgatggcaacaggttttctttttttacatatagatatatgaagcaaaaataaaaaaagtaaaaaattttaGATGTGTTAGGTATATGGGTGGTTacaaaactttcttttttcatttacaaTACTGACAATTACATAATGACATGTATAAAATTATAATATGTATGTTAACTTcattaaaaacatttcaaaatgcaaattcccagAATGTGTGGAAACATTTAGTATCCCTTACTTCAAAACATAGTCCTGTAAAAGCCCTTGTGCCACAGGTGGTACAGTCGGAAACAACATACTTGACAAGTATTGAACACAAGGAAAATCTAATAGATCGTGGTGGGGATAGTCTGTCTTTATACAGGAAATTATTCCAGGTGGTAGACCCATACAGATATAGTCTTTTTTATACCTCAGCTTGTGGGTAATAGAAAAgtttgtggcatagtggtcaagtgctacgactgctaaccaaaagagcggcagttcaaatccaccaggtactctttggaaactctttggggcagttttactctgtcctatagggtcactatgagttggaatcaactcagtggcaatgggtttggttttggctttgtgggttatagaataaaaaaaaaaaaagataccttaatttctttattcacAAGTGCAAAATGACCACTTCCCTTCAgtgttgctggaaaaaaaaatgaggattaAATGTTTCAATGCATTTAAGATATCAGGACATAAGTCTCAAATATCAAGTATAtagtgatgtttttttttttaaatgacaaatgaTGACAGTAAGTTACCTGAAAGGTGTTTTCTTTACATATGCATATGCAAATTCTCCTACTGTGATCTAGCTTCTATGTCAGGGTTATGATGATAAGTAGGTTGAGTAGTTTGTTATCCATGTAACTGAGCCCAGCCCTTCCCTCCTGCATCCTCAACTCCATGACTAAAATTGGACCATCGATGTGCCAATCTTCTGGATGATACatcttcttaatacattttaatataagttgatggactgctaacctaaaggtcagcggttcaaaaccaccagtggctccatgggagaaagatgtggcagtctgcttccatagagatttatagcctatTTACAGCTATGGGGTCACTTTTGAGTCAGCAGTGCATTTGAATataaatttacttaaaatatgTCCTAACCTAGGAGCATTTTCATTATAACTAATATACTAAATTGTTTGTAACAAATGAGATATAGTTTCTCATGGAAGAATCTAAGACAGTGAGAGAAAATTTGAACAAATTGGGAGAAAGTAAGGTCCATGTCACTGATTTTATATaacaaaatttcatttaaaaattccaTTTGGATAAAGAAATCCTCTAGTTTAAGCTATTATATAGTACATAATGCATATAAACACatgtatatttaaattaaaatgtatatatgtatcccTAATAagccacagattaaaaaaaaaaaatgccagagaagGATGAGGATGGCAGTTTAAGGTAAAAGAACGAAAGGTTTGAAATGATACTACTTACATGAAAATAGCACTACCAGCAGCCTCTGAATCAAGAATaaccaaacaaatagaaaaatacaatagtatcatattaaataataaaatggttgCACAGGAAATACACTATCTCATTTAAAACATTGCTTACAAGGTTGTGACCCTGTACacacattgcttatgtcagaaaaaaaaaaaaaaactattggccTCTTTCCacctagaacaaaggagaacgaagaaaaccaaagactaaaggaagtaattagtccaaaggacatatggcccacatgaaccacagcctcctctaacctgagaccagaaggactagatggtaccactctgaccaggatcacaatagaaagcCTGGagcaaaatgggggaaaaaatgtaaaaaaaaaattcaaattcaaaaataaataaacaaaaaagaccagatttacttgtttgaaagaggctggagaaacccctgagactattttCTTAAGACAATCTTCTAATGTGAAACTACAGACACCCCTGGTGGCCACCTTTCAGGCCAATAACAGACGGGGCTGCTAAACAATAACTTCGATCAACTacaggagaccaaaagggcaagtagtcagggagggacagggaaacctgactaatggaaacagggagccaggaaggaaatgagaagagTGCGGACACAGTTTTTGGTAAGAGTTTCTGattggaaaattaatttgctgtgtaaactttcacttaaagcacactaaaaattttttttaagaggtacTGAATTGGGTATTAGTAGATATTATAATTAGGAAATCAACTATCTTCAATGAATACAATAAAAGCAATGTAAATCTTGTCGAGTTGCAATGATGAAAGGCTGAAGAACAAAAATACTTATATTGGTAAGTGCTGCTTTTCCTATAAGTTAAGAGGAGATAAGAGGACTTCCTCCCATCGGCTTTGGAGTTCCACGGAGAGCACCAAATTATTTTCCATAGTTTACTGTATTTGTTGAGCATTTAATTCATTTTACACAGCTatgctctttgaaaaaattatgtCTTCTTCCTGCCAGATTCTACTGGAAattgaagaatatggtatatattatactatcaccataaaaaaaaaaactaggtaatTAAAAGTTTCCTAAACTCCAAAAATTGCTTTTCACTTCTCAACACGAGGTGTGAGATGGAAatttatttgtttcttcatcaagagattaggaaaaatGGACATTTGTACTGTTATCTAAATATGCATTAAATATTAAATTACACTTGAGAGGTACATAAGAGCCTAGAGGCAGCTTATAACTGAGGATTTTGAAGAACACCAATGCTAGAAACTGAATACCTGCAGCTTCATAATTCTGCTGCAGTATTTTTAATACTGTATATGCTTCCTTTACTTTCATATTGGAGCTCTATTATTCACATAATTAGGCcacctgggtggcaaaaacacttaagcactcagctacagactgaaaggctggtgggtcgagtccactcagaggcaccttgaagaaagaaagatctacttctggaaggtcacagccattgaaaaacctgtggagcacggGTCTCTGATACCCAGGGGGCAGTTATGAGGCAAAACTGACTCCaggactttgtttttttctgttaactTTATTCAGATAACTACTTATATGAAGTAAAAATATTTAGACATGGAATGATAATGTTTCAAAATGCTTCTTAGCATTTAGCCTCTGAAATAGAGTGtgaagatttgaaaaaaaaattatgtcaaaAAATTGGAGAGAGATCCTAGCTTCAGGCACTATTGAAAAGTATAACGCACACAGAACTGAATCAGAAATCCTAATATTTTGCAATGACTTTGCCATTGGATAAAGGTGGGACCCTGCAAGGGTCAATGAAACATTCTGGATACTGGTAAAATACGGAAACAGTCTTTTTACCTGCAATGAAGCCTCTGTCTTGACTCCTCTCCCAAGTGTTTCTTAAAACGGCAGAGGGAGAAgaatttatggattttttttttttttttacccatggaGATCCTCCCTGAGGAGATGCCAAACAATTTGCTGATTGTTCCT
The sequence above is a segment of the Loxodonta africana isolate mLoxAfr1 unplaced genomic scaffold, mLoxAfr1.hap2 scaffold_107, whole genome shotgun sequence genome. Coding sequences within it:
- the LOC135229170 gene encoding olfactory receptor 8K3-like translates to MEKQNLTMLNEFLLMGITDHPGLQAPLFGLFLIIYTISVVGNSGMIILTKTDSKLQTPMYFFLRHLAITDLGYSTAVGPKMLVNFIVDENTISYYFCATQLAFFIVFITSELFLLSAMSYDRFVAICNPLLYTVIMSQRTCWVLVAIPYLYSTFVSLLVTIKIFNLSFCGYNIINHFYCDNLFLLSLLCSNTHEIELINLILASFDLISSLLTVLVSYLLVFVAILRMKSAEGRHKAFSTCGSHLTVVVVFYGTLIFMYMQPKSSHSFDTDKVASIFYTLVIPMLNPLIYSLRNKDVKCALHRTWKKIRNVFSRV